A window of Zingiber officinale cultivar Zhangliang chromosome 5A, Zo_v1.1, whole genome shotgun sequence contains these coding sequences:
- the LOC121979570 gene encoding protein PAT1 homolog 1-like → MARRFEGEGSGPGIPRRPYDDPQQTGDAVADNALFDASRYAFFGKEDAELGCLEDDEGHNASFIRIDDEYHFPIIKDREEVGHSGVQDVNEVVGLGYLSDGDDLASTFAKLNRVVSGPRSAGVIGDRGSFSRESSSTADWTQDEDYLNWIDQQILDAENIQEGKRWWSQPRPSSSQHSLSKPLYRASSYPQQPHYQQPFQQQQQQGRQQYSQDSILSSSSIFTSYDSHGGPSQSPSNLTRHLSIPSLDTGFQLPGLTLAPYSDPQQHSGRLGHSSHYGHDVAHNIVPSPTTSGWTRDYLLNHTGLFSSGNVSPNRLQQQLSLPSNLIASQILTQHQQHRLPQFQPSHLRFSHLQANLFDPHCSPSHMRNKFDLAIPMPDLRDNRHRASQKARQHIRFSHGSSDTGSSKGDNKWPQIRSKYMAPEEIESILKMQNAASHNNDPYITDYYHQACLAKKSTGRPKNNFYPRSIKDLLSRSRGSNESHASLQIDAAGKVPFSSVRRPSPLLEVDMLPRYADGLCEQKSSTKSLEQEPLVAARITIEDGIYLLLDVDDIDRLLQYNPPQDGGSQLRRRRQVSLDGLAASLNLVDPLRPGGSGYSGLGPKDDIVFLRIVSLAKGQKLISRYLQLLNPGSDLTRIVCMAIFRHLRFLFGGLSSDSSSSETVKILAKTVSFCVHNMELSALSACLAAIVCSTEQPPLRPIGSASGDGATIVIKSVLDRATHLLTDPHAAGSYSISKRTLWQASFDAFFGLLTEYCLSKYDSILQMLLGGASNNAVLGSEATIAIRREMPVDLLRASLPHTSEHQRKVLIDFAQKLMPVTSFSEHGSIS, encoded by the exons ATGGCGCGGCGATTTGAGGGGGAAGGTTCGGGTCCGGGGATCCCTAGACGCCCGTATGATGATCCTCAACAAACCGGCGATGCCGTTGCAG ATAACGCCCTATTCGATGCCTCACGATATGCATTCTTTGGAAAGGAAGACGCTGAGTTGGGGTGTTTGGAAGACGATGAAGGTCATAATGCTAGTTTTATTAGGATCGATGATGAGTACCACTTCCCTATTATTAAAGACAGAGAGGAAGTTGGTCATTCCGGAGTACAAGATGTAAATGAG GTTGTAGGGTTAGGCTATTTATCTGATGGTGATGACCTTGCAAGCACTTTTGCAAAG TTAAACAGAGTGGTTAGTGGTCCAAGGAGTGCTGGAGTTATCGGTGATAGAGGATCTTTTTCTAGAGAAA gttcTTCAACTGCAGACTGGACACAGGATGAAGATTATTTAAACTGGATTGATCAGCAAATATTAGATGCTGAAAATATTCAGGAGGGCAAGAGATGGTGGTCACAACCACGTCCCTCATCGTCTCAACATTCTTTATCAAAACCATTGTACAGAGCTTCGTCATACCCACAACAGCCACATTATCAACAACCgtttcagcagcagcagcagcaggggAGGCAGCAATACAGTCAGGACTCAATCCTTTCATCCAGCTCAATTTTCACTTCCTACGATTCACATGGTGGACCATCTCAGTCACCATCAAATCTTACACGGCATTTAAGCATTCCCTCTCTTGATACTGGGTTCCAGTTACCTGGTCTAACTCTGGCCCCCTATTCTGATCCTCAGCAACATTCAGGAAGATTGGGTCATTCATCGCACTATGGTCATGACGTAGCCCACAACATAGTTCCTAGTCCTACTACTAGCGGTTGGACAAGGGACTATTTGCTGAACCATACTGGTCTATTTTCTAGTGGCAATGTGTCACCTAACAGGCTTCAGCAACAATTGTCTCTGCCAAGCAATTTGATAGCTTCACAAATATTAACACAGCATCAACAGCATAGATTGCCACAGTTCCAACCATCTCATCTCCGTTTCTCTCACTTGCAAGCTAATTTGTTTGACCCCCATTGTTCCCCTTCGCATATGAGGAACAAGTTTGACTTAGCTATTCCCATGCCTGATCTAAGAGACAATAGACACAGGGCATCACAAAAAGCAAGGCAGCATATTCGATTTTCTCATGGGTCCTCTGATACTGGCAGCTCTAAAGGAGATAACAAATGGCCACAGATTAGATCAAAGTACATGGCACCTGAAGAAATAGAAAGCATTTTGAAGATGCAAAATGCAGCAAGCCACAACAACGATCCTTATATAACTGACTATTATCACCAAGCTTGTCTTGCAAAGAAATCAACTGGAAGGCCGAAAAACAATTTTTATCCAAGAAGCATAAAAGACTTGCTTTCTCGGTCACGTGGTAGTAATGAATCACATGCATCTCTTCAGATTGATGCAGCAGGGAAGGTTCCATTCTCTTCAGTTCGCAGACCTTCCCCTCTTCTTGAAGTTGACATGCTGCCCCGTTATGCGGATGGCTTGTGTGAACAGAAGTCTTCAACGAAGTCCCTTGAGCAGGAGCCACTTGTAGCTGCTAGAATCACCATTGAAGATGGGATCTACCTTCTCCTTGATGTAGATGATATTGATCGGCTTTTGCAGTACAATCCTCCACAAGATGGTGGATCACAACTGAGGCGGAGAAGACAGGTTTCTCTGGATGGACTTGCAGCATCACTTAATCTTGTTGATCCACTGAGACCTGGTGGATCTGGTTATTCTGGTCTTGGTCCAAAGGATGACATTGTCTTCCTTCGCATAGTCTCTCTTGCCAAGGGCCAGAAACTCATATCACGCTATCTTCAACTCCTCAACCCTGGAAGTGATCTCACAAGAATAGTCTGCATGGCCATTTTCCGGCACTTGAGGTTTTTATTTGGTGGTTTGTCATCAGATTCCAGTTCATCAGAAACAGTGAAAATCCTAGCAAAGACTGTTTCTTTTTGCGTGCACAATATGGAATTAAGTGCACTCAGTGCATGTCTTGCTGCCATTGTCTGTTCAACTGAACAACCACCTCTTCGCCCAATTGGAAGTGCTTCTGGTGATGGAGCCACCATTGTCATAAAATCTGTTCTTGATCGAGCAACTCATCTTCTGACAGATCCTCATGCTGCAGGCTCTTACAGCATATCTAAGCGGACTCTGTGGCAGGCATCATTTGATGCTTTCTTTGGGCTTCTGACGGAATATTGTCTGAGTAAATATGATAGCATTCTGCAAATGTTACTTGGCGGGGCATCAAATAATGCGGTACTCGGCTCTGAGGCAACTATTGCAATAAGAAGGGAGATGCCTGTTGATCTCTTACGGGCAAGTCTTCCTCATACAAGTGAGCATCAACGCAAGGTTTTGATTGACTTTGCACAGAAATTGATGCCTGTTACATCTTTTAGTGAACATGGAAGTATTAGCTGA